Proteins encoded together in one Pseudoroseomonas cervicalis window:
- a CDS encoding AtpZ/AtpI family protein yields the protein MNERDDFDARLREARQRRGLDKGADDAAGGGPGGLPGGALRIGLRAGIEVVSALIAGAGIGWLLDRWLGSFPWLFLVFFVVGGAAGVLNVYRLFSPRRGARS from the coding sequence GTGAACGAACGCGACGATTTCGATGCGCGCCTGCGCGAGGCCCGGCAACGCCGCGGCCTGGACAAGGGCGCCGATGACGCTGCCGGAGGCGGCCCTGGCGGGCTGCCCGGGGGCGCGTTGCGGATCGGCCTGCGGGCGGGGATCGAGGTGGTGTCGGCCCTCATCGCGGGGGCGGGGATCGGCTGGCTCCTTGACCGCTGGCTCGGCAGTTTTCCCTGGCTCTTCCTGGTCTTCTTCGTGGTGGGTGGTGCCGCGGGGGTGCTGAACGTCTACCGACTGTTCAGCCCCCGGCGCGGCGCGCGCAGTTAG
- a CDS encoding solute carrier family 23 protein, with translation MARLFPAWTLARGPVVGPEERLPAGATIAMGLQHVVAMSGATILGPLLMGFDPNIAILFSGIGTLIFFFLTGGRVPSYLGSSFAFIAVVVAYTAYPGSGPNANIAGALGGIIAAGALYAVIGLIVMATGTGWIEKLMPPVVTGAVGAAIGLNLAPVAARGVQGSGFVTTVGLATLLSVALLACYAPPALRRISILAGTVIGYLLYLVMANGFGMGPAIDFSGIAAAPWFGLPNFVAPRFEGGAMLLIAPVAIILVAENLGHIKAVGAMTGKSLDRWMGRAFLGDGVATMLAGSGGGTGVTTYVENIGVMAMTRVYSTLIFVVAALFAILLGFSPKFGAVLQTVPGPVLGGLAVAVFGLIAAAMARIWVDNKVDFSDPRNLLTVGVTLIAGAGDLTVNIGGFAIGGIGTATVAAIGLYQLLGLRR, from the coding sequence ATGGCCCGCCTGTTCCCCGCCTGGACGCTCGCGCGCGGCCCCGTGGTGGGCCCCGAGGAGCGCCTGCCCGCCGGCGCGACCATCGCCATGGGGCTGCAGCATGTGGTCGCCATGTCGGGCGCCACCATCCTCGGCCCGCTGCTGATGGGCTTCGACCCCAACATCGCCATCCTGTTCTCCGGCATCGGCACGCTGATCTTCTTCTTCCTCACCGGCGGCCGGGTGCCGAGCTATCTGGGGTCGAGCTTCGCCTTCATCGCCGTGGTGGTGGCCTACACCGCCTATCCGGGCAGCGGGCCGAACGCGAACATCGCGGGCGCCCTGGGGGGCATCATCGCCGCCGGCGCGCTCTACGCGGTGATCGGGCTGATCGTCATGGCCACCGGCACCGGCTGGATCGAGAAGCTGATGCCCCCCGTCGTCACCGGCGCGGTGGGGGCGGCGATCGGGCTGAACCTGGCGCCCGTCGCGGCGCGCGGCGTGCAGGGCAGCGGCTTTGTCACCACGGTGGGGCTGGCGACGCTGCTCTCCGTCGCGCTGCTGGCCTGCTACGCGCCGCCGGCGCTGCGCCGGATCTCGATCCTGGCCGGCACGGTCATCGGCTATCTGCTCTACCTGGTGATGGCCAATGGCTTCGGCATGGGCCCGGCGATCGACTTCTCCGGCATCGCCGCCGCCCCCTGGTTCGGCCTGCCGAACTTCGTGGCGCCGCGCTTCGAGGGGGGGGCGATGCTGCTGATCGCCCCGGTCGCCATCATCCTGGTCGCCGAGAATCTCGGCCACATCAAGGCGGTCGGCGCCATGACCGGCAAGAGCCTGGACCGCTGGATGGGCCGCGCCTTCCTGGGCGATGGCGTCGCCACCATGCTGGCCGGCAGCGGCGGCGGCACGGGTGTCACCACCTATGTCGAGAATATCGGCGTCATGGCGATGACGCGGGTCTATTCCACGCTGATCTTCGTGGTGGCGGCGCTGTTCGCCATCCTGCTCGGCTTCTCGCCGAAATTCGGCGCGGTGTTGCAGACCGTGCCGGGCCCGGTGCTGGGCGGGCTGGCGGTCGCCGTCTTCGGCCTGATCGCCGCCGCGATGGCGCGCATCTGGGTCGACAACAAGGTCGATTTCTCCGACCCGCGCAACCTGCTGACCGTGGGCGTCACCCTG
- a CDS encoding chromosome segregation SMC family protein — MSDRTEEAGGQLPPVAETPDGATPPGNESEDTARDAAAEAAAREAALRAVLVRLRIAGFKSFAEPTTLEVLPGLTGIVGPNGCGKSNVVEALRWAMGETNARAMRGGEMDDVIFAGTAHRPGRNQAEVTLLLEEAFGLAPPPNQSAAELEITRRIVRGEGTGFRINGREARGRDVQTLFADIGSGARSSAMVSQGKVAALIAARPEERRQVLEEAAGIAGLRARKHEAELKLRQAEANLTRAEDLKGQLDVQRQSLQRQARQAARYRNLSGLTRQAESEFFSLLVARAERDLLAAREGFATARAATQAAEQAATAAATRAFTAERALPAPREAEAEARTALERRRVEQEGLEAEERRARAALAEAEARLAQLKDDLGHATRLVEDAAAAEGRLAGEAATLEEFLSVLPARQQEAGEAAEREEQAAAKAEAEADAAAARAAEAAAEQTRLTGEAEAARGRAARLAESLARLEAQRKEAEAGILPAEALREAESSRIAAEAALEESRAALEREEAARAAAQEAHASARRAASEAEAARSRAEAEARSAQNRARQLAEQRDRLARERDAALAERPDPAALEAARAAVASAESGLATARQGLAEAEAARAASASAHAAARAAAGTAEAARARAEAERQGLAALLRPREKAAAAPVLDAITVPPGLEAALGVALGEALDSPADAAAPRHWRGLPPLEVSLSLPEGARPLEGLVTAPPELARALARIGLVEDEAAGEALLPALLPGQCLVSRGGALWRWDGHCQKAGAPSPGAVRLEQRNRLRAAERALDQAQGQAREAASAAEAARGEEQRAGAAEAAARQARGQAEGALARAREAEAKLAATEARAESRLAAIGPQLERLQAEHAAAATALAEAEAALAGLPDAAAARAARDAAARQEAAAQSAEAAAREARRRAEAALAAARAAEASLASRAAQAESRLAALAPQLENARSEAIQAAELARQAEAALAQAPDLAAARAAVEAARAGLAARRAAAAAARDAAAALTAEAARATARLQAIAAERASWSERREGAAARLEELSRRAAEAEAAREAAAAAPEEAAARRAAAARILAEAEALHAAAAGALRAAEAEDRAATEARRQADAAFAAAREAQLRAEAQAQGAEAAAGTVAARLMERLGENPELPAPPEDLSDAAEERARKKAERLAREREEMGPVNLRAEQEMAEVEERIGSIDRDRDEIAAAIAKLRGSIGHLNREGRERLRAVFDRIDAEFRALFGRLFGGGRAHLALVGSDDPLEAGLEIYAEPPGKKLATLSLLSGGEQALTALSLIFAIFRCQPAPVCVLDEVDAPLDDANVERLCGLLEAMAAEAGTRFLVVTHHPLTMARMHRLYGVTMQERGVSRLLSVDLGAAVEMVEGGA; from the coding sequence TTGAGCGATCGGACCGAGGAGGCGGGCGGCCAGCTGCCGCCCGTCGCGGAGACCCCGGACGGCGCCACGCCGCCCGGGAATGAGAGTGAGGACACCGCCCGCGACGCCGCCGCCGAGGCCGCGGCGCGCGAGGCGGCCTTGCGCGCCGTGCTGGTGCGGCTGCGCATCGCCGGCTTCAAATCCTTCGCCGAGCCCACCACGCTGGAAGTGCTGCCGGGCCTGACCGGCATTGTCGGCCCGAATGGCTGCGGCAAGTCCAATGTCGTCGAGGCGCTGCGCTGGGCGATGGGCGAGACCAATGCGCGCGCCATGCGCGGCGGCGAGATGGATGATGTCATCTTCGCCGGCACCGCGCACCGGCCGGGGCGCAACCAGGCCGAGGTGACGCTGCTGCTGGAGGAGGCCTTCGGCCTGGCCCCGCCGCCCAACCAGTCGGCGGCCGAGCTGGAGATCACCCGCCGCATCGTGCGCGGCGAGGGCACCGGCTTCCGCATCAATGGCCGCGAGGCGCGCGGGCGCGACGTGCAGACCCTGTTCGCCGATATTGGCAGCGGCGCGCGCTCCTCCGCCATGGTCAGCCAGGGCAAGGTGGCGGCGCTGATCGCCGCCAGGCCGGAGGAGCGGCGCCAGGTGCTGGAGGAGGCGGCCGGCATCGCCGGATTGCGCGCCCGCAAGCACGAGGCCGAGCTGAAGCTGCGCCAGGCCGAGGCCAATCTGACCCGCGCCGAGGATCTGAAGGGCCAGCTGGATGTGCAGCGCCAGTCGCTGCAGCGCCAGGCGCGGCAGGCGGCGCGCTACCGCAACCTCTCCGGCCTGACCCGCCAGGCCGAGTCCGAATTCTTCTCTCTGTTGGTGGCGCGGGCGGAGCGGGATCTGCTGGCGGCGCGCGAGGGCTTCGCCACCGCCCGCGCCGCCACCCAGGCCGCCGAGCAGGCGGCCACCGCGGCCGCCACCCGCGCCTTCACCGCCGAGCGCGCCCTGCCGGCGCCGCGCGAGGCCGAGGCCGAGGCGCGCACCGCGCTGGAGCGCCGCCGCGTCGAGCAGGAGGGGCTGGAGGCCGAGGAGCGCCGCGCCCGCGCCGCCCTGGCCGAGGCCGAGGCGCGGCTGGCCCAGCTGAAGGACGATCTCGGCCACGCCACAAGGCTGGTCGAGGACGCCGCCGCCGCCGAAGGCAGGCTGGCCGGCGAGGCCGCCACGCTGGAGGAGTTTTTGTCGGTCCTGCCGGCGCGGCAGCAGGAGGCCGGCGAGGCGGCCGAGCGCGAGGAGCAGGCCGCCGCCAAGGCCGAGGCCGAGGCCGATGCCGCCGCCGCCCGCGCCGCCGAGGCCGCCGCCGAGCAGACCCGCCTGACCGGCGAGGCCGAGGCCGCGCGCGGCCGCGCCGCCCGGCTGGCCGAATCGCTCGCCCGGCTGGAGGCGCAGCGGAAGGAGGCCGAGGCCGGCATCCTCCCCGCCGAGGCGCTGCGCGAGGCCGAGTCCAGCCGCATCGCCGCCGAGGCGGCCCTGGAAGAAAGCCGCGCGGCGCTGGAACGGGAGGAGGCCGCGCGGGCGGCGGCGCAGGAGGCGCATGCCAGTGCCCGCCGCGCCGCCAGCGAGGCCGAGGCCGCGCGCAGCCGCGCCGAGGCCGAGGCCCGCAGCGCCCAGAATCGCGCCCGCCAGCTGGCCGAGCAGCGCGACCGCCTGGCGCGCGAGCGCGACGCCGCCCTGGCCGAGCGCCCAGACCCGGCCGCGCTGGAAGCCGCCCGTGCGGCGGTGGCGTCGGCCGAATCCGGCCTGGCCACCGCGCGGCAAGGACTGGCCGAGGCCGAGGCGGCGCGCGCCGCCTCGGCCTCGGCGCATGCCGCCGCCCGCGCCGCCGCCGGCACCGCCGAGGCCGCCCGCGCCCGCGCCGAGGCCGAGCGCCAGGGCCTGGCCGCGCTGCTGCGCCCGCGCGAGAAGGCCGCCGCCGCCCCGGTGCTGGACGCCATCACCGTGCCGCCCGGGCTGGAGGCGGCGCTGGGCGTCGCGCTGGGCGAGGCGCTGGACAGCCCGGCGGACGCCGCCGCGCCGCGCCATTGGCGCGGCCTGCCGCCGCTGGAGGTCTCTCTGTCGCTGCCGGAAGGCGCCCGGCCGCTGGAAGGGCTGGTGACCGCTCCGCCCGAGCTGGCCCGCGCCCTGGCCCGTATCGGGCTGGTCGAGGATGAGGCGGCGGGCGAGGCGCTGCTGCCGGCGCTGCTGCCCGGGCAATGCCTGGTCTCGCGCGGCGGCGCGCTGTGGCGCTGGGATGGGCATTGCCAGAAGGCCGGCGCCCCCAGCCCCGGCGCGGTGCGGCTGGAGCAGCGCAACCGGCTGCGCGCCGCCGAGCGCGCGCTGGACCAGGCGCAGGGCCAGGCGCGCGAGGCGGCGAGCGCCGCCGAGGCCGCGCGCGGCGAGGAGCAGCGCGCCGGCGCCGCCGAGGCCGCCGCCCGCCAGGCGCGCGGCCAGGCCGAGGGCGCCCTGGCGCGGGCGCGCGAGGCCGAGGCGAAGCTGGCGGCGACCGAGGCGCGCGCCGAATCCCGCCTCGCCGCCATCGGCCCGCAGCTGGAGCGGCTGCAGGCCGAGCACGCGGCCGCCGCCACCGCCCTGGCCGAGGCCGAGGCGGCCCTGGCCGGGTTGCCGGATGCCGCCGCCGCCCGCGCCGCGCGCGACGCCGCCGCCCGCCAGGAAGCCGCCGCGCAATCCGCCGAGGCCGCCGCCCGCGAGGCCCGCCGCCGGGCCGAGGCGGCGCTGGCCGCCGCGCGCGCGGCCGAGGCGAGCCTGGCCAGCCGCGCCGCCCAGGCGGAAAGCCGGCTCGCCGCGCTGGCGCCGCAGCTGGAGAATGCGCGCTCCGAGGCCATTCAGGCCGCCGAGCTGGCGCGCCAGGCGGAGGCCGCCCTGGCCCAGGCCCCCGATCTGGCCGCGGCGCGGGCGGCGGTGGAGGCGGCCCGTGCGGGGCTGGCCGCCCGCCGCGCCGCCGCCGCCGCCGCGCGCGATGCCGCCGCCGCGCTCACCGCCGAGGCCGCGCGCGCCACCGCCCGGCTGCAGGCGATCGCCGCCGAGCGGGCCTCCTGGTCCGAACGGCGCGAGGGCGCCGCCGCGCGTCTAGAGGAATTGTCGCGCCGCGCCGCCGAGGCGGAGGCCGCGCGCGAGGCCGCCGCCGCCGCGCCGGAGGAGGCCGCCGCCCGCCGCGCCGCCGCCGCCCGCATCCTGGCCGAGGCCGAGGCGCTGCATGCGGCGGCGGCCGGTGCGCTGCGCGCCGCCGAGGCCGAGGATCGCGCCGCCACCGAGGCGCGCCGCCAGGCCGACGCCGCCTTCGCCGCCGCGCGCGAGGCGCAGCTGCGCGCCGAGGCGCAGGCGCAAGGCGCGGAGGCCGCCGCCGGCACCGTCGCCGCCCGGCTGATGGAAAGGCTGGGCGAGAACCCCGAACTGCCCGCCCCGCCCGAGGACCTCTCCGACGCCGCCGAGGAGCGGGCGCGGAAGAAGGCCGAGCGGCTGGCGCGGGAGCGCGAGGAGATGGGCCCGGTCAATCTCCGCGCCGAGCAGGAAATGGCCGAGGTGGAGGAGCGGATCGGCTCGATCGACCGCGACCGCGACGAGATCGCCGCCGCCATCGCCAAGCTGCGCGGCTCGATCGGGCATCTGAACCGCGAGGGGCGGGAGCGGCTGCGCGCCGTGTTCGACCGCATCGATGCCGAGTTCCGCGCTTTGTTCGGCCGGCTGTTCGGCGGCGGGCGGGCGCATCTGGCGCTGGTCGGCAGCGACGACCCGCTGGAGGCGGGGCTCGAGATCTATGCCGAGCCGCCGGGCAAGAAGCTGGCGACGCTGTCGCTGCTCTCGGGCGGCGAGCAGGCGCTGACCGCGCTGTCGCTGATCTTCGCCATCTTCCGCTGCCAGCCCGCCCCCGTCTGCGTGCTGGACGAGGTGGACGCGCCGCTGGACGACGCCAATGTCGAGCGGCTCTGCGGCCTGCTGGAGGCGATGGCGGCGGAGGCGGGCACCCGCTTCCTGGTGGTCACCCACCACCCGCTGACCATGGCGCGCATGCACCGCCTCTATGGCGTGACGATGCAGGAGCGCGGCGTCAGCCGCTTGCTCTCGGTGGATCTGGGCGCGGCGGTGGAGATGGTCGAAGGGGGCGCTTAA
- a CDS encoding ATP synthase subunit C family protein has protein sequence MELVLAAKAIGAGIAVLALFGVGLALGNIFSTLIASVARNPASRDTVFPIGILGFALTEAVALFALLIAFLILFT, from the coding sequence ATGGAACTCGTGCTTGCTGCTAAGGCCATTGGTGCCGGCATCGCCGTCCTCGCCCTGTTCGGCGTGGGCCTGGCCCTCGGCAACATCTTCTCGACGCTGATCGCCTCGGTTGCCCGCAACCCGGCCTCGCGCGACACCGTCTTCCCGATCGGCATCCTGGGCTTCGCCCTGACGGAAGCCGTGGCGCTGTTCGCGCTGCTGATCGCCTTCCTGATCCTGTTCACCTGA
- a CDS encoding molybdopterin-dependent oxidoreductase translates to MVLRVGGLIDLPPHGEAGFTLAALEALGMRRLRTTTPWTRGVQEFGGVTLASLMQAVRPRGARLRLEAINLFRAELPLEDAWQRGAFLATRQDGAPMRIRDRGPVWLIYPWSARPELDISTYHERAVWQLRRIEVV, encoded by the coding sequence GTGGTGCTCCGGGTCGGCGGGCTGATCGACCTGCCGCCGCATGGCGAGGCCGGCTTCACCCTGGCGGCGCTGGAGGCGCTCGGCATGCGGCGTTTGCGCACCACCACTCCCTGGACCCGCGGGGTGCAGGAATTCGGTGGCGTCACCCTGGCCAGCCTGATGCAGGCGGTGCGGCCGCGCGGCGCCCGGCTGCGGCTGGAGGCGATCAACCTGTTCCGCGCCGAGCTGCCGCTCGAGGATGCCTGGCAGCGCGGCGCCTTCCTGGCCACGCGGCAGGACGGGGCGCCGATGCGCATCCGCGACCGCGGGCCGGTCTGGCTGATCTATCCCTGGTCGGCGCGGCCGGAGCTCGACATCAGCACCTATCATGAGCGCGCGGTCTGGCAGCTGCGCCGGATCGAGGTGGTCTGA
- a CDS encoding thioredoxin domain-containing protein, translated as MSLSRRTLLMAPAVLAPALVLPSLARAQDTDPRLGERSAGQEDAKVVVEYFSLTCSHCAAFHKETWPRVKQELVATGKLRMVWRDFPLDQLALAAAQVARALPAERYEGFIGALLGSQDRWAFNRNGDPVAEIAKVAALAGMSRAQVDAAIADEGLRRGILESRLRGQQQHNVNSTPTFVFGNRAVPGALPFDRFAAEAAAS; from the coding sequence ATGTCGCTTTCCCGTCGCACCCTGCTGATGGCGCCTGCCGTGCTGGCCCCGGCGCTGGTCCTGCCCTCCCTGGCGCGGGCGCAGGACACCGATCCGCGCCTGGGCGAGCGCTCGGCCGGGCAGGAGGATGCGAAGGTGGTGGTGGAGTATTTCTCCCTCACCTGCTCGCATTGCGCCGCCTTCCACAAGGAGACCTGGCCGCGGGTGAAGCAGGAGCTGGTGGCGACCGGCAAGCTGCGCATGGTGTGGCGCGATTTCCCGCTGGACCAGCTGGCCCTGGCCGCCGCCCAGGTGGCGCGCGCCCTGCCGGCCGAGCGCTATGAGGGCTTCATCGGTGCGCTGCTGGGCAGCCAGGATCGCTGGGCCTTCAACCGCAATGGCGACCCGGTGGCGGAGATCGCCAAGGTGGCCGCCCTGGCCGGCATGAGCCGCGCCCAGGTGGACGCCGCCATCGCCGATGAGGGCCTGCGCCGCGGCATCCTGGAGAGCCGGCTGCGCGGCCAGCAGCAGCACAATGTGAACTCCACCCCGACCTTCGTCTTCGGCAACCGCGCCGTGCCCGGCGCGCTGCCCTTCGACCGCTTCGCCGCCGAGGCCGCGGCCAGTTGA
- a CDS encoding F0F1 ATP synthase subunit A, with translation MAAEGKTIDALSQFELTHAFGPIGAAVNFTQSNAHMLAACVVIVLIMAMGMAPRAVVPGRFQALAETFYEFVENLVTGQVGHEGKRYFPFVFALFMFVLFGNVIGLLPYAFTYTSHIAVTFGLAFLVFLVTTIVALTLHGKKFFGYFFPEGAPLWLAPIIVPVEVVSYLSRPISLSVRLFANMVAGHVLLKVFATFVVLLGGLGIVGPVVAALPLTVNVLLVGFELLVAFLQAYVFAILTSIYLHDAVHLH, from the coding sequence GTGGCCGCCGAAGGCAAGACGATCGACGCGCTGAGCCAGTTCGAGCTGACGCACGCCTTCGGGCCGATTGGCGCGGCGGTGAACTTCACCCAGTCCAACGCCCATATGCTGGCCGCCTGCGTGGTGATCGTGCTGATCATGGCGATGGGCATGGCCCCGCGCGCCGTGGTGCCGGGCCGCTTCCAGGCCCTGGCCGAGACCTTCTACGAATTCGTCGAGAACCTGGTCACCGGCCAGGTGGGGCATGAGGGGAAGCGCTACTTCCCCTTCGTCTTCGCCCTGTTCATGTTCGTGCTGTTCGGCAACGTGATCGGCCTGCTGCCCTACGCCTTCACCTACACCAGCCACATCGCCGTCACCTTCGGCCTGGCCTTCCTGGTGTTCCTGGTGACGACGATCGTGGCGCTCACGCTGCACGGCAAGAAGTTCTTCGGCTACTTCTTCCCCGAGGGCGCGCCGCTCTGGCTCGCGCCCATCATCGTGCCGGTCGAGGTGGTGTCCTACCTCTCCCGTCCGATCAGCCTCTCGGTCCGTCTGTTCGCCAACATGGTCGCCGGCCACGTGCTGCTGAAGGTGTTCGCCACCTTCGTCGTGCTGCTGGGCGGCCTCGGCATCGTCGGGCCCGTCGTCGCGGCGCTGCCGCTGACGGTCAACGTGCTCCTGGTGGGGTTCGAGCTCCTGGTCGCCTTCCTGCAGGCCTATGTGTTCGCCATCCTGACCAGCATCTACCTGCACGACGCGGTGCACCTGCACTGA
- a CDS encoding bifunctional diguanylate cyclase/phosphodiesterase, whose protein sequence is MPAPDAARPPFLRRLGRLLRGRERRLQLGLAAAALIFFVSLGYSMLQARGQYRLEARMQRSGLWMASHAAIEAARFEAALHRRQAGGLDDAGLREQFEVLYSRILLLRGTDRPEEYAQIERLRAATPELLRTMTVMEEGVARLLAGQAEALPPLLARLGALQDQLREANRQLHLERNHAASEAVSGMRSLTWSFIASGIGLVLSAGLLMGLLVLESRRARAAKRHAEAAAERQAETERTLRALIDSLPAMISAFDREGRFLFMNEAHARFHGPAAQAVPAGEQARLAQALASAGPLPFQERTLRDAEGRERTLLSTAVAVPGFSAADAVSALPAAGAAPGLSAAGAARGLSATGAARGGRGAGRVVFIGLDISDRKAAEERMRHLAEHDPLTDLPNRLLFGLRLNAALAKARAGHSAGFALHCLDIDRFKSVNDRLGHPVGDRLLVAAVERIRSCLRRADTLARIGGDEFAVIQADVSGPQDVTTLAARLVKVMQAPFRIDGSLIESGLSIGSAIGIVHGGHAELLQQRADVALYRAKAEGRSGAVLFDPSMETALQQRREMEGELRRGLEAGELHLLYQPKFCIASGRPIGCEALLRWDHAGRGAIPPALFVPVAEEAGMAATLGRYVLRAACTQALRWREAGLAMPVAVNLSAMLFASDQAVALVREALAESGLPPDLLEIELTEGVFIRNAEAARAALQALHQLGVRVALDDFGTGYSSLAYLQRLPFDVLKIDRAFVRDLTAPEHNSIRIVETILRLAHGLGATVVAEGVETPEQLSALRRLGCDAVQGFLLGRPMPPEAMAALARGAGVEPLRGAGVEPLRGAGAEPLRHAGGEAAAAPGAKAGAEAGAEVGAESAAGTGGAAPEAGARACCDAPRT, encoded by the coding sequence ATGCCGGCGCCGGACGCGGCCAGACCGCCCTTCCTGCGCCGTCTGGGGCGTCTGCTGCGCGGGCGGGAGCGGCGGCTGCAGCTCGGCCTGGCGGCGGCGGCGCTGATCTTCTTCGTCTCGCTCGGCTATTCCATGCTGCAGGCGCGCGGCCAGTACCGGCTGGAGGCGCGCATGCAGCGCAGCGGGCTGTGGATGGCCAGCCACGCCGCCATCGAGGCGGCGCGCTTCGAGGCGGCGCTGCATCGCCGCCAGGCCGGCGGGCTGGACGATGCCGGGCTGCGCGAGCAGTTCGAGGTGCTCTACAGCCGCATCCTGCTGCTGCGCGGCACCGACCGGCCCGAGGAATACGCCCAGATCGAGCGGCTGCGCGCCGCCACGCCCGAGCTGCTGCGCACCATGACAGTGATGGAGGAGGGGGTGGCCCGGCTGCTGGCCGGCCAGGCGGAGGCGCTGCCGCCGCTTCTGGCGCGGCTCGGCGCGCTGCAGGACCAGCTGCGCGAGGCCAACCGCCAGCTGCATCTGGAGCGCAACCACGCCGCCAGCGAGGCGGTGTCGGGCATGCGCAGCCTGACCTGGAGCTTCATCGCCTCCGGCATCGGGCTGGTGCTCTCGGCCGGGCTGCTGATGGGGCTGCTGGTGCTGGAATCGCGCCGCGCCCGCGCCGCCAAGCGCCATGCCGAGGCCGCGGCCGAGCGCCAGGCGGAGACCGAGCGCACGCTGCGCGCGCTGATCGACAGCCTGCCGGCGATGATCAGCGCCTTCGACCGCGAGGGCCGCTTCCTGTTCATGAACGAGGCGCATGCCCGCTTCCATGGCCCCGCCGCCCAGGCGGTGCCGGCCGGCGAGCAGGCGCGGCTGGCCCAGGCGCTGGCCAGCGCCGGGCCGCTGCCCTTCCAGGAGCGCACCCTGCGCGATGCCGAGGGGCGGGAGCGCACCCTGCTCTCCACCGCCGTCGCGGTGCCGGGCTTCTCCGCCGCCGACGCGGTTTCGGCACTCCCCGCCGCTGGCGCGGCGCCGGGGCTCTCCGCCGCTGGCGCGGCGCGGGGGCTCTCCGCCACTGGCGCGGCGCGGGGCGGGCGCGGCGCCGGGCGGGTGGTGTTCATCGGCCTCGACATCTCGGACCGCAAGGCGGCCGAGGAGCGGATGCGCCATCTGGCCGAGCACGACCCGCTGACCGACCTGCCCAACCGGCTGCTCTTCGGCCTGCGGCTGAACGCCGCCCTGGCCAAGGCGCGGGCCGGGCACAGCGCCGGCTTCGCGCTGCACTGCCTGGATATCGACCGCTTCAAGTCGGTCAATGACCGGCTGGGCCACCCGGTGGGCGACCGGCTGCTGGTGGCGGCGGTGGAGCGCATCCGCTCCTGCCTGCGCCGCGCCGACACGCTGGCGCGCATCGGCGGCGACGAATTCGCGGTGATCCAGGCCGATGTCAGCGGCCCGCAGGACGTCACCACCCTGGCGGCGCGGCTGGTGAAGGTGATGCAGGCCCCGTTCCGCATCGATGGCAGCCTGATCGAATCCGGCCTCAGCATCGGCAGCGCCATCGGGATTGTGCATGGCGGCCACGCCGAGCTGCTGCAGCAGCGCGCCGATGTGGCGCTGTACCGCGCCAAGGCGGAGGGGCGCAGCGGCGCCGTGCTGTTCGACCCCAGCATGGAGACGGCGCTGCAGCAGCGGCGCGAGATGGAGGGCGAGCTGCGCCGCGGCCTGGAGGCCGGGGAGCTGCACCTGCTCTACCAGCCGAAATTCTGCATCGCCAGCGGCCGGCCGATCGGCTGCGAGGCGCTGCTGCGCTGGGACCATGCCGGGCGCGGCGCCATCCCGCCGGCGCTGTTCGTGCCGGTGGCCGAGGAGGCGGGCATGGCGGCGACACTCGGCCGCTATGTGCTGCGCGCCGCCTGCACCCAGGCGCTGCGCTGGCGCGAGGCCGGGCTGGCCATGCCGGTGGCGGTCAATCTCTCGGCCATGCTGTTCGCCTCCGACCAGGCGGTGGCGCTGGTGCGCGAGGCGTTGGCCGAGAGCGGCCTGCCGCCCGACCTGCTGGAGATCGAGCTGACCGAGGGCGTGTTCATCCGCAATGCCGAGGCGGCGCGCGCCGCGCTGCAGGCGCTGCACCAGCTGGGGGTGCGGGTGGCGCTGGATGATTTCGGCACCGGCTATTCCTCGCTGGCCTATCTGCAGCGCCTGCCCTTCGACGTGCTGAAGATCGACCGCGCCTTCGTGCGCGACCTGACGGCGCCGGAGCACAACAGCATCCGCATCGTCGAGACCATCCTGCGCCTGGCGCATGGCCTGGGCGCCACGGTGGTGGCCGAGGGGGTAGAGACGCCCGAGCAGCTCTCGGCGCTGCGCCGGCTGGGCTGCGACGCGGTGCAGGGCTTCCTGCTGGGCCGGCCGATGCCGCCCGAGGCGATGGCGGCGCTGGCGCGCGGCGCCGGGGTGGAGCCATTGCGCGGCGCCGGGGTGGAGCCGTTGCGCGGCGCCGGGGCGGAGCCGCTGCGCCACGCCGGTGGCGAGGCCGCGGCCGCCCCCGGGGCGAAGGCGGGGGCGGAGGCGGGGGCGGAGGTCGGCGCGGAGAGCGCGGCAGGGACCGGCGGCGCGGCGCCGGAGGCCGGCGCCCGGGCGTGCTGCGATGCGCCACGCACTTGA